One Paenibacillus riograndensis SBR5 DNA segment encodes these proteins:
- a CDS encoding response regulator transcription factor: protein MRVLIVDDEPLILNGLVKIIGEAAPLGTEVFKANNAFEALDLMKDYMPDVTVTDLHMPEKNGFELIEAARDSGLCDRFIILTGYDEFEYVRKALRTGVVDYLLKPIDKNEIALLLARIDQELPSEADPECSGHAKRILAYTKTHYMNDLSLDHLAELMKLHPNYISSLFKKVTGDTFVSYLNAFRIKEAQKLLRSQRQLSVNAIGKKVGFENKHYFTKVFKKYTGITPGAYREEGEAEWNDDGGEVSVGK, encoded by the coding sequence ATGAGAGTATTGATTGTAGACGATGAGCCGCTTATCCTTAACGGATTGGTTAAGATCATCGGTGAAGCGGCACCGCTCGGGACAGAGGTATTCAAGGCGAACAACGCTTTTGAGGCACTGGATCTCATGAAAGACTACATGCCGGATGTGACCGTTACGGATCTTCATATGCCGGAGAAAAACGGATTCGAGCTGATCGAGGCAGCCAGGGACAGCGGGCTATGCGACCGTTTTATTATCCTTACGGGCTACGATGAATTCGAATATGTACGGAAGGCGCTCCGCACGGGAGTGGTGGATTATCTGCTGAAGCCGATCGACAAAAATGAGATTGCCTTACTATTGGCGCGTATTGACCAGGAGCTTCCTTCCGAAGCCGACCCGGAGTGCTCAGGGCATGCGAAACGCATTCTGGCTTATACCAAAACCCATTATATGAACGATCTGTCACTGGACCATCTTGCCGAATTGATGAAGCTTCATCCGAACTACATCAGCAGCCTGTTTAAAAAAGTGACGGGCGACACGTTTGTCAGTTATTTGAATGCATTCCGGATCAAGGAGGCCCAAAAGCTGCTCAGATCCCAGCGGCAGCTGTCCGTGAACGCCATCGGGAAAAAGGTCGGTTTTGAGAATAAGCATTATTTCACCAAAGTGTTCAAAAAGTATACGGGCATTACGCCGGGCGCCTACCGGGAAGAGGGCGAAGCGGAATGGAATGACGATGGCGGGGAAGTTT
- a CDS encoding sensor histidine kinase: MSIVRKITLGYVILIFIPVVVFGYYYYSQIYGNLTNQFVQSRQKILEQAHANMKMDLTRIDSIQRMLQYNPYVTDYLNGVYESDSHSIYAYNRYISPVITQSLFINPEIESFRIYKTKQRVLPITDRFLDMSSLNPQGQEVAHTLKPGQGIWMLTDPGAAVPSLMFYQNIYNSDFTEKIGILELRVGSSLIGKLYEAAGGRDNWQAFLLPEQGVPPAEGAPAGIDKATWKLLGSKDARPYFINNKTIVNQLYIEELDVRVVVTGKVDDVFRTIKRKEIILVFTIIALLAVLSFVYYALASTITKRILLLARHMRNLDDDNMKQFISKHDKPNHLDEIGFLTSTYNSMIRRMDELINNVHRSELRNKEAAYKVLQAQIKPHFLYNTLETIRMLAESNNDKEVADISFWFGKLMRYSLSSEGDRTVLAREIETVVFYLNIHKMRLQHRLTYEIDVAMDAEQLDCPRFMLQPLVENSIVHGASAILRPVHIKLQVRETGDEIRISITDNGTGIQEDKLLAIRSQLARGDDNRAAAENGGGVGLFNVSERIKSFFGGSSQLVIDSEQDRGTCLSIIISKGGTGPT; the protein is encoded by the coding sequence GTGAGCATCGTTCGTAAAATCACTTTGGGATATGTCATCCTGATTTTTATTCCAGTTGTCGTGTTCGGTTACTACTATTACTCCCAAATCTACGGCAACCTGACCAATCAATTTGTCCAAAGCCGTCAAAAAATACTGGAGCAGGCCCATGCCAATATGAAGATGGACCTGACCCGGATCGACTCCATCCAGCGTATGCTGCAATATAACCCGTATGTCACGGATTATCTGAACGGAGTATATGAATCGGATTCGCACAGCATTTACGCCTACAACCGTTACATCAGTCCGGTTATCACCCAATCGCTATTTATCAATCCGGAAATTGAGAGCTTCCGGATCTATAAAACCAAACAGCGGGTACTTCCGATTACTGACCGTTTTCTGGACATGTCATCTCTGAATCCGCAGGGCCAGGAGGTCGCGCACACGCTGAAGCCCGGTCAAGGAATATGGATGCTGACCGATCCGGGGGCGGCGGTGCCTTCGCTTATGTTCTACCAGAACATTTACAACTCTGATTTTACCGAGAAAATCGGAATTCTTGAGCTGCGCGTCGGCAGCAGTTTAATCGGGAAGCTGTACGAGGCGGCCGGGGGAAGAGACAATTGGCAAGCCTTCCTGCTTCCCGAGCAGGGGGTGCCGCCGGCGGAAGGCGCCCCGGCAGGCATTGACAAAGCAACCTGGAAGCTGCTCGGTTCCAAGGATGCCCGGCCTTATTTTATCAACAATAAAACTATTGTGAATCAGTTATACATTGAGGAACTGGACGTCCGGGTCGTCGTGACCGGTAAGGTTGACGATGTGTTCCGCACAATCAAGCGCAAGGAGATTATTCTGGTCTTTACGATCATCGCGCTTCTGGCGGTCTTGTCATTTGTTTATTATGCGCTCGCATCGACAATTACCAAACGCATTCTGCTCCTTGCCAGACATATGCGCAATCTGGACGACGATAATATGAAGCAGTTCATCAGCAAGCACGATAAACCGAACCACCTGGATGAGATCGGATTTCTGACCTCGACCTACAATTCGATGATCCGGCGCATGGACGAGCTGATCAACAACGTCCACCGGTCCGAGCTGCGGAATAAAGAAGCGGCTTATAAAGTGCTTCAGGCCCAGATCAAACCGCATTTTCTCTATAATACCCTTGAGACGATCCGGATGCTGGCTGAGTCCAATAATGACAAGGAAGTAGCGGATATTTCGTTCTGGTTCGGCAAGCTGATGCGTTACAGCCTGTCCTCGGAAGGGGACCGGACCGTTCTGGCCAGAGAAATCGAAACGGTCGTCTTCTATCTGAATATTCACAAGATGCGGCTTCAGCACAGACTGACCTACGAGATTGACGTCGCCATGGATGCGGAGCAGCTGGACTGTCCAAGATTCATGCTCCAGCCTCTGGTCGAGAACAGCATCGTTCACGGGGCGTCCGCGATACTCAGGCCCGTCCATATTAAGCTCCAGGTCCGGGAAACCGGAGATGAAATCCGCATCTCCATTACGGACAACGGAACAGGCATCCAGGAGGACAAGCTGCTGGCGATACGCTCCCAGCTGGCAAGGGGAGACGACAACAGAGCCGCCGCAGAGAACGGGGGAGGCGTGGGGCTGTTCAATGTCAGCGAACGGATCAAATCGTTTTTCGGCGGCTCCTCGCAGCTGGTTATTGACAGTGAGCAGGACCGGGGGACATGCCTAAGCATCATCATCTCAAAAGGAGGGACGGGTCCGACATGA
- a CDS encoding type 2 periplasmic-binding domain-containing protein — protein MKTIRSYRMLTAVLAAIMMISLLSACGSGGGNGNQGSKPDNAAQGDNAGSKDNTGAAGNSGNGEVKELSLFIDAPWYPVKEWKGPVADKITEKTGVKLKVTVATDDKQLPLMIASGDLPDLVFTYSNVGRMSDSKLSYPWNELIEKYAPDFKIDKTRIAIHTMDDGNFYTVRNSFATQEEMKQNKYSIGSDGNPGIAVREDILKELGNPPINSLDDFVKVLGMVKKKYPDMVPLIMDKDWLEQYFLQQFGTGVLLDGWYEQDGKVDYSIRQPKMLEFFKFMNSLYRNGYILAENFALANDQIDDQYATNGKAFAHSHTVATADTDNIKIKSSGSGSYKFKMLPSALTKDAKVVSAGLGFAGTFITKKNKDPETSIKFLQYLASDEGKKLTMFGVEGEHWTWNNEGHPDLKYNPSDADFVNGNGIKWWYLYNDGVTEGMLSYVPGLQKTQALMETKAITVYKPQIGLIQAQPDSEEKTIKTKIDEMVKNEKVRIYLANSEEEAVANYNSMVKKAEDMGLQKLVDWANATYNKKKDLFK, from the coding sequence TTGAAAACAATCAGAAGCTACAGGATGCTTACGGCAGTATTGGCGGCTATCATGATGATCTCGCTCCTGTCCGCCTGCGGCAGCGGCGGCGGGAACGGGAACCAGGGAAGCAAACCGGACAATGCGGCGCAGGGGGACAATGCCGGCAGCAAGGATAATACGGGCGCGGCAGGGAATTCAGGCAACGGCGAAGTGAAGGAATTGTCGCTGTTCATCGACGCCCCCTGGTATCCGGTGAAAGAATGGAAAGGACCCGTGGCAGATAAAATCACTGAGAAAACAGGGGTGAAGCTGAAGGTTACCGTTGCAACGGACGACAAGCAGCTTCCGCTGATGATCGCTTCCGGCGACCTGCCGGACCTTGTTTTTACCTATTCGAACGTAGGCCGGATGTCGGACTCGAAGCTCTCCTATCCATGGAATGAGCTGATCGAGAAATATGCGCCGGACTTCAAGATTGACAAGACGAGAATTGCGATCCATACCATGGATGACGGCAACTTCTATACGGTCCGGAATTCCTTCGCCACACAGGAGGAAATGAAACAGAACAAGTATTCAATCGGCAGCGACGGCAATCCGGGGATTGCTGTGCGGGAAGATATTCTGAAAGAGCTGGGCAATCCGCCGATCAACTCGCTGGATGATTTTGTGAAGGTGCTGGGCATGGTCAAAAAGAAATACCCGGACATGGTGCCGCTCATCATGGACAAAGACTGGCTGGAGCAATATTTCCTCCAACAGTTCGGCACGGGGGTCCTCCTGGATGGCTGGTATGAACAGGATGGAAAAGTCGATTATTCCATTAGACAGCCCAAAATGCTGGAGTTCTTCAAGTTTATGAACAGCCTGTACCGCAACGGATACATTCTGGCCGAAAATTTCGCGCTGGCGAACGATCAGATTGATGACCAGTACGCGACCAACGGCAAAGCGTTCGCCCACAGCCATACGGTGGCTACAGCAGATACGGACAACATAAAAATCAAAAGCAGCGGAAGCGGCTCATACAAATTCAAAATGCTGCCCAGCGCCTTGACGAAGGACGCAAAGGTTGTAAGTGCGGGGCTTGGCTTTGCGGGAACGTTCATCACCAAAAAAAATAAAGATCCGGAAACCTCGATCAAATTCCTGCAGTATCTGGCAAGCGATGAGGGCAAGAAGCTGACGATGTTCGGCGTCGAAGGGGAACATTGGACCTGGAACAATGAAGGGCATCCGGATCTGAAATACAACCCTTCCGATGCGGATTTCGTTAACGGCAATGGCATCAAGTGGTGGTACCTGTACAACGACGGGGTTACGGAAGGCATGCTGTCCTATGTTCCGGGCTTACAGAAGACCCAGGCCCTGATGGAAACCAAAGCCATCACTGTCTATAAGCCGCAAATCGGCTTAATCCAGGCACAGCCGGATTCCGAGGAGAAGACGATCAAGACGAAGATTGACGAGATGGTCAAAAACGAGAAGGTCAGAATTTACCTTGCGAACTCTGAAGAGGAAGCAGTGGCAAATTACAACAGCATGGTTAAGAAGGCAGAGGATATGGGACTGCAAAAGCTGGTAGATTGGGCCAATGCGACCTATAACAAAAAGAAGGATTTGTTCAAGTAA
- a CDS encoding carbohydrate ABC transporter permease has translation MLKSQRQKDLLLDSIIYTVLFLIMLTMLYPFYYVLIASFNKGSDSLLGGVYLWPRSFTLENYKMFLDDPKWYRAFIVTVVRTVSGTALGLLLTSLVAYGLSHRDLLFSKLYFAIIIFAMYFSGGLIPYYVVLRSIGLLNSFGVYIIPSMLSTFFLLIAISFFREIPGELKESAHIDGAGEFVIFFRIILPVSMPLLATMALFLGVGQWNSWLDSAYFVQSENLRTLAFRMMEVINKSNSPMDAIAAANSASAGVTSFSLQVTAMVVSIVPIICVYPFLQKYFVHGIMLGSVKG, from the coding sequence GTGCTCAAGAGTCAAAGACAGAAGGATCTGCTGTTGGACAGCATTATTTATACCGTCCTCTTCTTGATCATGCTTACCATGCTGTACCCGTTCTATTATGTTCTGATTGCTTCATTCAACAAAGGATCGGATTCCCTTCTGGGGGGCGTCTATCTCTGGCCGCGGAGTTTTACTCTGGAGAATTATAAAATGTTTTTGGACGATCCTAAATGGTATCGTGCCTTCATAGTCACGGTTGTCCGGACGGTTTCGGGTACAGCACTGGGGCTGCTGCTGACAAGTCTGGTAGCTTACGGCCTATCGCACCGCGACCTGCTGTTCAGCAAATTGTATTTTGCAATCATCATTTTTGCGATGTATTTTTCCGGCGGCCTGATCCCTTACTACGTGGTGCTGCGCTCGATCGGTCTGCTGAATTCGTTTGGCGTCTATATCATACCGTCGATGCTCAGCACGTTCTTCCTGCTCATTGCCATCTCGTTCTTCCGGGAAATTCCCGGTGAGCTGAAGGAATCCGCCCATATTGACGGCGCCGGCGAATTCGTCATTTTCTTCCGGATTATCCTGCCGGTATCCATGCCGCTGCTTGCCACAATGGCGCTGTTCTTGGGTGTGGGCCAATGGAATTCCTGGCTCGATTCCGCCTATTTCGTCCAGTCGGAGAATCTGCGGACGCTTGCCTTCCGCATGATGGAGGTTATTAACAAGAGCAATTCTCCGATGGATGCGATTGCCGCTGCCAACAGTGCTTCGGCAGGCGTGACCAGCTTCTCCTTGCAGGTAACGGCGATGGTAGTCTCCATCGTGCCGATCATCTGTGTGTATCCATTCCTGCAGAAGTATTTTGTGCATGGCATTATGCTTGGTTCCGTAAAAGGCTGA
- a CDS encoding ABC transporter permease, with amino-acid sequence MQLDTQLTSPQADSGRLWKRFKKQKMLHLFVGLGMVFLVIFSYTPMFGILMAFKDYSISSGIKGIFTSDWVGLKYFDEFVHDYQFGQIVRNTLILSFLKVIFAFPAPILLAIMLNEVKNMAFKRFVQTVSYLPHFISWVVVVGVSYAFLSADVGVVNKALMSLGFIHEPLNILTSPNYFWGLAVGSAIWKEMGWWTIIFLAAITGINPALYEAAEIDGAGRLARIRHITLPGMKGTIVVVLVLTIGSILGGGLVGSNFEQAYLFGNSINNPTSEIVQTYAFKVGLRDGRFSYAAAIDLIQSVISVILIFSSNFIAKRMSGSSLF; translated from the coding sequence ATGCAACTGGATACGCAGCTTACCAGCCCGCAGGCCGACAGCGGCCGATTATGGAAGCGGTTCAAAAAACAAAAGATGCTTCATTTATTTGTTGGACTCGGCATGGTGTTTTTGGTGATTTTTTCGTACACGCCGATGTTCGGGATTCTGATGGCGTTTAAAGACTACAGCATTTCAAGCGGCATCAAGGGGATTTTTACAAGTGATTGGGTGGGGCTGAAGTATTTCGATGAATTTGTGCACGATTATCAGTTCGGCCAAATTGTCCGCAATACGCTGATCCTGAGCTTTCTGAAGGTCATCTTCGCTTTTCCGGCGCCGATTCTGCTCGCGATTATGCTGAATGAAGTGAAGAACATGGCCTTCAAGCGGTTCGTTCAGACGGTCAGTTATCTGCCGCATTTTATCTCCTGGGTTGTGGTGGTCGGTGTTTCCTATGCCTTTTTGTCCGCAGATGTCGGTGTGGTCAACAAGGCTCTGATGAGCCTCGGCTTCATCCACGAACCGCTCAATATTCTGACAAGCCCGAATTATTTCTGGGGACTGGCAGTCGGAAGCGCCATCTGGAAGGAGATGGGCTGGTGGACGATTATTTTCCTGGCAGCCATTACCGGCATCAATCCGGCACTGTACGAAGCGGCTGAGATCGACGGGGCAGGAAGACTTGCCCGCATCCGTCATATTACGCTGCCGGGGATGAAGGGAACCATTGTGGTCGTGCTGGTGTTGACGATCGGCAGTATTCTTGGAGGCGGACTGGTGGGCTCGAACTTCGAGCAGGCGTACCTGTTCGGCAACAGCATCAACAATCCGACTTCGGAGATTGTGCAGACCTATGCGTTCAAGGTGGGGCTGAGGGACGGCCGTTTCTCATATGCAGCGGCTATTGATTTAATCCAGTCGGTGATCTCGGTAATATTAATCTTTTCCAGTAACTTTATCGCCAAACGGATGTCAGGCTCAAGCTTATTCTAG
- a CDS encoding class I SAM-dependent methyltransferase encodes MKVVIGAGQTKYDGWLSTQEDELNLLALDSWIKLSAPESIDALLAEHVWEHLTYEEGVTAAKHCYQFLKPGGYIRCAVPDKNFRNDWYQQMVQVGGPGPADHPAASHKIVYDAKTFVSVFEMVGFEVTLLEYCDDNGDFYYTYWNETDGKIGRSFRFDTRNSINELGMVSIIIDAKKPLLIKNNGSKPKLVVKK; translated from the coding sequence ATGAAAGTGGTCATTGGAGCAGGGCAGACAAAGTATGATGGTTGGCTCAGTACCCAAGAAGATGAATTGAATTTACTAGCTTTGGACAGTTGGATCAAATTATCTGCACCAGAAAGTATTGATGCACTCCTGGCTGAACATGTGTGGGAGCATTTAACTTACGAGGAAGGGGTTACTGCTGCGAAGCATTGTTATCAGTTTTTAAAACCTGGCGGGTACATCCGTTGTGCGGTTCCCGATAAAAATTTCCGTAACGATTGGTATCAACAGATGGTTCAAGTCGGAGGTCCTGGACCAGCGGATCATCCTGCGGCATCTCATAAAATAGTATACGATGCTAAAACGTTTGTATCCGTATTTGAAATGGTAGGGTTTGAAGTAACGTTGTTGGAGTATTGCGATGATAACGGAGATTTTTATTATACATACTGGAATGAAACAGATGGGAAGATAGGGAGATCATTTCGATTTGATACAAGGAATTCCATTAATGAATTAGGAATGGTATCCATAATCATAGATGCAAAAAAGCCATTGCTAATAAAAAATAACGGCTCAAAACCGAAATTAGTGGTTAAGAAATAA
- a CDS encoding MFS transporter, translated as MKIWTKDFSFISATMFFVSMTFYLLMTMIPIYSMESFNASQGQAGLAAGIFIIGALVSRPLTGRYMEVIGRRKILLGSLILFFLAILLYFFVYDLNMLLVVRFVHGVIFGVATTAIPTVIMGMIPRERRGEGVGYFTLSGTMASAIGPFLGLVIREQANFTTMFVVCAVFYVISIIVTAFADIPEVVMTKEQLEVVKGFRLQDFFEKTAMPVSIVMLFVGMAYASILAFINSYALSLSLMDAAAFFFVIYSAFIIISRLFTGRLLDNRGDNIVMYPALLSFVLSLVLISKAGDSFTFLLAGAFAGLGFGTIMSCAQVIAANNSPQHRMGIATSTFFFCADLGVGAGSFFAGEIVSMTGFRDMYMVMAIIVALSILLYYILHGRKTASDKHSAPGRR; from the coding sequence GTGAAAATATGGACGAAAGATTTTAGTTTCATTTCCGCCACAATGTTCTTTGTGTCGATGACATTTTATCTGCTGATGACCATGATTCCGATTTATTCCATGGAGAGTTTCAATGCCTCCCAGGGCCAGGCTGGTCTTGCTGCCGGCATTTTTATTATCGGCGCCCTTGTTTCACGGCCTCTTACCGGCAGGTATATGGAGGTAATCGGTCGTCGCAAGATACTGCTGGGAAGTCTGATTCTATTTTTTCTGGCGATATTGTTATATTTTTTTGTCTACGATTTAAACATGCTACTGGTGGTGCGTTTTGTTCACGGCGTCATTTTCGGGGTTGCCACCACGGCAATCCCCACGGTCATCATGGGAATGATTCCGCGGGAGCGGCGTGGCGAAGGGGTTGGCTACTTTACGCTAAGTGGGACAATGGCTTCGGCAATTGGACCTTTCTTGGGTCTTGTCATCAGGGAACAGGCAAATTTCACGACAATGTTTGTTGTGTGCGCTGTTTTTTATGTGATAAGCATTATCGTGACAGCATTTGCGGACATACCCGAAGTGGTAATGACAAAGGAGCAACTGGAGGTGGTAAAAGGCTTCAGGTTGCAGGATTTCTTTGAAAAGACCGCCATGCCTGTCTCGATTGTCATGCTCTTCGTGGGGATGGCTTATGCCAGCATCTTGGCGTTTATCAATTCATACGCGCTCAGTCTTAGCTTAATGGACGCGGCGGCTTTTTTCTTTGTTATTTACTCGGCTTTTATTATTATTTCGCGGCTATTTACCGGACGATTGCTGGATAATAGAGGGGATAATATTGTCATGTATCCGGCTTTGCTGTCATTTGTGCTAAGTCTGGTATTAATCAGTAAAGCCGGGGACAGTTTTACTTTTTTGCTGGCGGGAGCGTTCGCCGGTCTGGGGTTTGGTACCATTATGTCCTGCGCCCAGGTCATCGCCGCCAATAATTCTCCGCAACACCGCATGGGAATTGCCACTTCGACCTTTTTCTTTTGCGCGGACTTAGGGGTGGGGGCGGGCTCTTTTTTCGCCGGCGAGATAGTCTCAATGACAGGCTTCCGGGACATGTATATGGTAATGGCCATTATTGTGGCTTTATCCATTCTTTTATATTATATATTGCATGGAAGAAAGACAGCCTCTGACAAGCATTCCGCGCCAGGCCGCCGCTGA
- a CDS encoding MBL fold metallo-hydrolase, with protein MITSTDFCKVQKLDDDLYIITEAGLVHFYLVLGQKKAVLIDAGFGFGDIRPIIRSITDLPVMLVLTHGDPDHSYGSEYFGDVWLYQPDYGQIMGFDTKHERQFAAELGVKYLKENNPEAIERFDSKAFAEKSLLRVLTPHFVKDGELFDLGGKTLEVVYTPGHSYGHIMLLDRAKKRLFSGDMICDYVIIYFFESDRNAPFSMALDSWKKIKRLEKDIKDIYSSHGQYPITMEWVDAYIECFSGEFQQNYLKDKPFSRGHLGRGYQHIYKTVNIQYSDKRLEEFLGHKVERIDM; from the coding sequence ATGATTACATCAACCGATTTCTGTAAGGTGCAAAAACTGGACGATGATTTATATATCATTACTGAAGCTGGACTTGTGCATTTTTATCTTGTCTTGGGGCAGAAGAAAGCGGTTTTAATTGACGCCGGCTTTGGCTTCGGAGACATAAGGCCTATCATCAGAAGTATAACCGATCTGCCGGTGATGCTGGTATTGACCCATGGCGATCCTGACCACAGCTACGGTAGCGAATACTTTGGAGATGTATGGCTGTACCAGCCGGACTACGGTCAGATTATGGGTTTTGACACAAAGCATGAAAGGCAGTTCGCGGCTGAGTTGGGAGTAAAATATCTGAAAGAAAATAACCCTGAAGCCATTGAACGTTTCGATAGCAAAGCATTTGCTGAAAAGAGCCTGCTCCGAGTCCTGACTCCGCATTTTGTAAAGGATGGAGAATTGTTTGACTTGGGCGGAAAGACTTTGGAGGTAGTATATACACCGGGGCATTCATATGGGCATATTATGCTGCTGGATAGGGCAAAAAAGAGACTTTTTTCAGGAGATATGATTTGTGATTACGTCATCATTTACTTTTTCGAATCGGATAGAAATGCCCCGTTTTCCATGGCACTGGACAGCTGGAAAAAGATAAAACGATTAGAAAAGGACATCAAAGATATTTATAGCAGCCATGGACAGTACCCCATTACAATGGAATGGGTCGACGCATACATCGAATGTTTTTCGGGAGAATTTCAGCAGAATTATTTAAAGGATAAACCGTTTTCCAGGGGACATTTAGGCCGCGGGTACCAGCATATCTATAAAACCGTCAATATCCAATACTCCGATAAGAGACTGGAGGAATTTTTAGGACACAAAGTGGAACGGATTGATATGTAG
- a CDS encoding winged helix-turn-helix transcriptional regulator, with protein MIVWRWRSINRIDLEDCPIAIAQKILGGKWALRILYNLSTGILRFGELNRQMPELTQATLTKELRRLESFQLINRKVYPEVPPRVEYSLAEMGLKLLPALKELEIWGDEYKKIH; from the coding sequence ATGATAGTATGGAGGTGGAGAAGTATAAATAGAATCGATCTTGAAGACTGCCCAATTGCAATTGCGCAGAAAATACTCGGAGGGAAATGGGCTCTTCGAATACTATACAATTTAAGTACAGGAATACTTCGCTTTGGAGAATTGAATCGTCAAATGCCAGAATTAACACAAGCTACTTTAACAAAAGAACTCCGTAGGTTAGAGAGTTTCCAGCTCATAAATAGAAAAGTTTACCCGGAAGTTCCGCCACGAGTAGAATATTCATTGGCCGAAATGGGATTGAAACTTTTGCCTGCTCTAAAAGAACTTGAAATATGGGGAGATGAGTATAAAAAAATACATTAA
- a CDS encoding helix-turn-helix domain-containing protein, translating into MRLLRNWKREELNRIAKIKNHARLSFRGKGAFFYHHSLWLSFPQQMSNGDLHAACSIVSIEASKKLKGAVIMQIRIGENLRKLRIKNELTQEKLAEVFGVSPQAISRWENNSAYPDVTMLPSLANYYNTSIDELIGMDDIRNVEKINSTFSIVHEYESKGMIDEAIHTLREAIKVYPNNCGFLSELALALTIKNNTDTNSELVNEAIALSERVLLSSTNEKVRCTTKANLCFLYLKINENEKAKKLAKTLPHVWECREILLPEMFSEDDYIIELKKGVDTVLSVICEKIENSKKHKHSSIDKMMALGPNTNSNNNLKGKIELLTQFLM; encoded by the coding sequence ATGAGATTGTTGCGGAATTGGAAGCGCGAAGAGCTCAATAGAATCGCAAAAATCAAAAATCACGCCAGGCTCTCTTTCCGAGGAAAGGGAGCTTTCTTTTATCATCACTCACTTTGGTTGTCTTTTCCTCAACAAATGAGTAATGGTGATTTGCATGCTGCTTGTAGTATCGTTTCTATAGAAGCTTCTAAAAAACTTAAAGGAGCAGTGATTATGCAAATCAGAATCGGTGAAAATCTTCGAAAACTTAGAATTAAGAACGAACTCACACAGGAAAAGCTTGCAGAGGTATTCGGTGTTTCCCCTCAAGCAATAAGCCGATGGGAGAATAACTCTGCTTATCCGGATGTTACTATGCTTCCAAGCCTTGCAAATTACTATAATACTTCCATTGATGAATTGATAGGAATGGATGATATTCGCAATGTTGAAAAAATTAACAGCACATTTTCTATTGTACATGAATATGAGTCAAAAGGGATGATTGACGAAGCTATTCATACGCTTAGAGAGGCCATAAAAGTATACCCTAACAATTGTGGATTTTTGTCTGAACTTGCATTAGCATTAACGATAAAAAATAATACGGATACAAACTCCGAGTTAGTTAATGAAGCTATTGCCCTATCTGAACGTGTGCTGTTGAGCAGCACAAATGAAAAAGTTCGATGCACAACTAAAGCAAATCTTTGCTTTCTTTATTTGAAAATAAATGAAAACGAAAAGGCAAAAAAATTAGCTAAGACACTACCTCACGTGTGGGAGTGCAGAGAAATTCTATTACCTGAAATGTTCAGTGAGGATGATTATATTATTGAATTGAAAAAAGGGGTAGACACTGTTTTATCTGTAATCTGTGAGAAAATTGAAAATTCCAAAAAACATAAGCATTCAAGTATTGATAAAATGATGGCTCTTGGACCGAATACAAATTCGAATAATAATTTAAAAGGAAAAATAGAATTGCTAACGCAATTCCTGATGTAA